The Fusarium musae strain F31 chromosome 10, whole genome shotgun sequence DNA window GGCTCGACGGGCAAAGACTAGGGCAAACATCAGTCATTATTCGGGCTAGGCAAGTTGGGTGGGACATTAGACTTACGGTCTTCCATTTCCTCTAGAGACTTGCCTTTGGTCTCCATGATAAAGAACCAGACAAAGATAACAAGTGCGAAATTGAAAATCGAGAACATTAGAAAGGTCCTCCAGCCAAGGTTCGTCACAGCGTGGGGAGTGGCTTGAGAAAAGACGAAGTTGAACAGCCATTGCGTTGAGGTGCTAATGGCAATGCCAGCCTCGCGAGTACGGCTGCTAAAAATCTCACCAGTGTAGACCCACGGTACAGGCCCCCAAGAGATGTTATAGCTCATGGCTTCCAGATAGATCATGGTCAGAGAGGCGATAGAAGGAGGTGTCAGTCCAGCATTGGGATTCGGAGGGAACTTGACTGTCAAGATTGCCACAATGAGCATGTAAGTGCCCATGAGCCCTGCACCTGCGAGTAGAGACCCACGACGACCGATTCGTTCAACGAGGAATAGCAGGAAGAAAAGACACGCCACGACTTTGACAAGACCGAAGAAGCCAGTAAGCAGAAGCTTGTCCTGGCCAGCACCAACTAGACCGAAGATCTGAGGAGCATCTGCACAGATATGTTAGAAATGATGGGAAAGGCACTAAACTGCACAGGAATATACTCACAGTACGCCAAGGAAGTGTTGCCGGTCAGTTGGACGCCTTACCACGTGGAAAATTCATTAGCTAACCCCAGGTCCAATAAGAATGGAGATCCAGAGGAAGTGCTTACCGATTTGCAGAGCAATGATGAGGCCGAGCCGGTAGCGGTTGACGGGCTCAATAAGCTCTTTCCAAGTCAAGCCAGCCTTGATACGGTTCTCTTCGTCGATGCTGCGAACAATCTCGCCGAACCTGGGGCAGGACATGTCTGTCAGAAGCAAGTCTTCGACCAAAAGTCAGGAGTATGTCGCTATTGGGAACCACTTACTCTTCTTGAACTTCGGGAGAATCTCCTCCACGAACCCAGATCAAAGATTGCAAAGCCTCCTCACGGCGATTTGTCTTGGCGAGCCAACGAGCACTCTCCTTTGTAAAAAGCATTCCTAGGCCAAGAATAGTGCCGGGGACAAGCTGTAAACCAACTGGTAGTTGCCATTGGGCGCTGCTGTCGTCAGGAATGTGGATGCTCGCTGCGTAATCAACCCAGTATGAGGTCATGACGCCCAAGGTAAAGAAGAACTGGAACATGCTACCAAGCATGCCACGGATGTTTTTCGGTGCCATCTCAGCTGAGTACATGGGTACTATCACAGTGGCCATACCAACGCCGACGCCTGAGACAAATCGAGCAATGTAGAATCCGGAGAGATGATGGGTGTTAATAGTTTGAACCACGGCGCCGACATTGAAAATTGCTGAGGCTAGAACCAGAGACCAGCGACGGCCAAACCGAGCGGTGAAGggccagatgaagaagcaggagaagaaagctAGGGGAGGTGAGTTCCAAGTTAGTTGACCAGTTCTTCTCCAAAAACATCATAAGAGCTCTGTCGTCCTGCAGAAGGGCATTGCCAACACAGTACGGCAACAAAACAGAAAAACAGGGAGATGTACTCACCACCAGCTTGCAAGAGACTCGTGGACAGTGAACCGACATTGGCTTTGTCCTTGGTGGTATACCGGAAATCCCGCTGGAAGCTCGGGAAGGTCAAAATTCCACCAACAATACCGGTGTCATaggcaaaaagaaaagagccaACACAGCAGAGGGCTACAAGGTAGAATGCTCTGAAAGTCCCCAGAGCCTTCGTCATTTTAGGGCTTGCTTTCGGATGTGATTAAACATGCAACAAGATAAAGGAGGCTATGGGTGTCTCCGAGTGAGAGTGACTGTTGAGGGGCGGCCTACCTTAGGGCGCGACGACGAAGCGCTTTATACACAAATACATCATGCTCGCGAGACGTAGATGGGCAAATTGGTATTAAACCATGGCGTGCTGTGGAAGGGCAATGGTGAAATACAACGGAAATGGACTGAAGTCGAGAATCTGCCAGGTAGAGATCCCGGAGGATTGGTAAACAGTGAGGTTTGGTGGACACTATCTTAGATGGGCCATGGCGTTGCAACCCATGACGGGGTCTGTAGGTGGTAGCCGACAAGACTAACCTCAAAAGGAGCTCGTCACCGATACCCGAACGCGGGGATGAGTCGAACGAGTCTCCACAGCCAAGCAGGTGTCCATTGCACTATGCCCGATTGTATCATCCGGCCGACTACCGACAGTCATCAGTTCTTCTTTTGGCTGCGAGCTACTGATCCGCCATTTGACTTGGAGAAAGGTGCGCCAGGAGGAGAAGATAGTCGCATACGGGTCGTTGCATCGGCTGTTGCAATTCTCACGTACGATGTAAAGTTGTAGGAGGACGGGTAGCTTACATTAGCCGGTGGGACAGTTTATTGTCCCCGACTTGCGTCACATACATAGTAAGCATTTCACCATTCTCCTCATAGCTTGTGGCTACCTGAACACTCACTGACATCCTCTGCCTCCAGTCATTGGTTCTCGAAGTGTGTCTCTCTGTCCTCCGTCTTCTGCCTCATCCAATCTTTCACCAAAAACGAATCGCTTGATCATTGGAGTCAAAATGGACTCGCGACCGAatattctcttcatcatggcagatGACCATGCGTCCAAGGCCATCAGTGCTTACGGCGCTGGCATAAACCATACGCCAAATCTAGATCGGATTGCTAAGAACGGCATGCTCTTCAACCACTGTTATGTAACAAACTCCATCTGTACACCTTCTCGAGCAGCTATTCTTACAGGCACACACAACCATGTGAATGGCGTCATGACGCTCGATAACCACATCAACAAGCATATGCCCAACGTAGCGAAGCACATGCGCACGGGCGGATACCGCACGGCCATGGTTGGCAAATGGCATCTGGGTAAAGGCGAACCACACGAGCCGACCGGGTTCGACTACTGGAGCGTCTTGCCAGGCCAAGGAGACTACTGGGACCCCGACTTCATCGAAATGCCCCCCGGCGGCAAAGGTGCGGGCATCGAGCGTTACGAAACAGGATATGTCACGGACATCATCACCGACAAGTGCCTCGAGTGGATAGGTGCCACTGAGAGTTCTGGCAAGCCCTTCTTTGTGATGTGCCATCACAAAGCTCCTCACCGATCATGGGAATGCGATACAAAGCACAAGAACCTGTACGCCGACAAGCCGATCAAGGTTCCAGAGACGTACGACGATGACTACAAGAATCGAGCCAAAGCTGCCAGAGTAGCCAAGATGCGCGTAGCCGAGGACTTGACGTATCAGGATCTTGGACTCGTTCAACCTGATGGAGGTCGGTCGGTGGGCGAGCGCGTCACTCAGGAGTCTGGCTCGGCCCAACGCAAGATCCCAACGGACCCGAGCATTAAGCTGATTGACAAAGACGACGGTACTGTTTTCACCTTCACTACACCTGCCGAGCTGTCGGCCTTCAAGTTCCAGCGCTACATGCAGCGTTACCTTCGCGTGATCCAATCGGTGGATGACAATGTAGGGCGCATGCTGGATTACCTTGACCAAAAGGGACTTACCGAGAATACGCTTGTTATATACACCTCGGACcaaggcttcttcttgggtgaGCATGGGTGGTTCGACAAGCGGTTTATGTACGAGGAATCTTTCCAGATGCCCTTCCTGGCACAGTTCCCGAAGCAGATTCCAGCTGGCTCTGTCAGCAACGAGATATTCTGCAACGTCGACTTTGCCCCGACCTTTCTCGAGCTAGCAGGCATCAAGACCCCGAACTATATGCAAGGCAAATCGGCATTGCCTCTGATGCGCGGAGGATCCGTGACGGGCCCGGAATGGGAGAACGTCGCGTATCACCGATACTGGATGCACAATGATGTTATTCACCAGGCTTATGCGCACTACGGCTGTCGCAATCAGCggtataagcttatttactGGTACAACGAGGACCTTGGAGTTGTAGGTGCGCGGCCTGGAAGGGCAGACGATATTGATGAGCCagaggagaaagaatggGAGCTATTCGATTGCGAGAAGGACCCTCTCGAGCTCTTCAATCTGTATAATGATACTGCGTACAGCGATGTGGTCAAGCACATGACAGGTCTCCTCGAGGCTAAGATGGAGCATATTGGAGATGATCCGATCCATCTCCGGCTGAGTGGTCCAAGTAAAGGTGTGCCAGCAGCAGTCAAGTATGCAGAACAGAACGGCGTGCGACCCGAGGATGTGCTGAAGCAGAAGTTGTGAAGATTTAGATGGAACACGGATTGTAAGACAACCGATGAATGAGAAATGTACATAAAGCAGTGACTAGAAGCATTAGGATACTCATGAAATCGTGCTCGCCAAATGAAGCCTCTTAGCCTGCCAAACTTTGTGAGAACGAGCCGAGATGAAGCTATTCTACTCATGCAGGCCCACGTGAAGAGATTGTAAGAACGGACCTTGGCCACTTATACCAATTGTTGACCTCTGAAGGCGCTGTGCCTCTGCTGGTGCGTGGCCAGAAGGCACTAAAAAGACACTGACCCGCCCTAAATTAAATTCAGTTGTTTCCGTCACCTGGGGAGGATCGCACGCCATAACCCCTTGAAAATTCTCCACTTCCCCGCAAACACGGTCGCTTCAgctccatcgccatccaaaTCATTCACATCTCACAATCCGACGAGTGTCGGTTGCGAGAAGGATGGCATCCAATGGATTACGAACAGCACATCGGTTCTTTCAGGCTTCATACCAAGACCCACATCCCCCAAACATGCCTTCAATGCAAGCAGCGCAAGGTACGCTGCGACAAACAACGAGGGACGTGTCGCAATTGTCGACGGCTGGGTTTACTTTGCTCCCTCAACAGTGACGAGCACCAACTTCACGAGAGGCCGTCACCGTCAAAGAAACGCCTCAGAGGAGCTCGTGCCTGCTCTTACTGTCGTCTTAAGAAGATCAAATGCTCGGCGACGCTTCCATCATGTGTCGCCTGTCAGCAAAAGGACATCAGATGCACTTATCCGCCACTCAAGCGTTACCGACGCGCCCCAGAAGGTTACTTGCTTGAGGAACCCAcactggaggaggagacacCTCAGCCACACGAATGCTCCTCTCAGGAAAGGGAACGAGGCTTACAGGCTGTctccaacttctcaagcAGTCCTCCCGCTACTGAACCAGCAGagcaccaacagcaaaaTGAAccagagcagcagcaggagctTTACAACGATCATCAAGACGACCTGGTGGTTGATGGGGAGTATGAATGTGAGCACGAGTATCAGCTCCTACAGGAATGCAGTGAGGAACCAGAGCGAGGACGAgaacgagaacaagaacaggAATCGGAGCATCGACGGGAACGGACTGACCAGCAACAGAGCCAGCAacaggatgaggacgatcaACGACCggagcatcaacaacatccgcGGCAAAGAGTATACCTGCATCGGCAGCGGCAATCTACGGGACATCTTGCAAGGTTCGAAGAAACAGCAACAATGCCGCTGTCTTCACCCGCAGACTCATCAGTGTCGTggcatccatcatcaacagagtCTGCAACAAGGGACTCAGGCTATGGTGGCCCAAGCCGGGATCAAACAGACACCTTCCTCGACATATTCTTCAAGTTCATCTACCCCATGCCATCATACGCATTTCTACATCCAGAAACCACCAAGAGAAGTTGCCGTTCTCATGATGTGCATCGTGCCCTTCCTGCTTCTATTTGCGCGGTTGCAATGCTGTACCTGCGCAGAGAAGTTGATCTCGATCTGGATCATTCACAAGACTCGAGTCGAAGAGCGCTCAAACACATTGTTGCCTCCGCTGAGGATACGAGCGCGTGGATCAGCATGGCCGAAGAGAGCATCTGGCGAAGTCTCGAATCGCCGAGTATAACCAAACTCCaggcgcttcttcttgtaatTCACTATTACATAGAGACGGAGCTCTTTCAGAGGGCTTTCATGTTGACAGCCACGGCTGCTCGCTTCGCCACGACGATGCGACTTAATTACGAGCGGCATGACCTTCAGCCAGTTGCACAAGAGGTTCGACGCCGTACTCTCTGGTCTCTAAAGATGGTTGAGCGCTATTTCTCGATTGGTCTTGCCGAGTTCGACTCATTACCAATGGAGGTCATCTACATCGACTTTCCGAGGAGCGAGGGAGACTTCATGGCAATGATCAACGGTCACGAACTTGATGCTACTGGAAACGATCAAGCTAGCGGCGATTGCCACAGCTACTATGGCGAGGGGGGCACCTACGGGCTCGTTATGCAGCTGGAAGCAATTCGAAATGATGTGATGAAGATCTCAAGGAAGATCGCGCTGCTGGAAACCCCTTTGGGTAATCTCACAGACCTCTTCAGCCACCACTTACAAACTCTAGCATCCATGGAGAAACCAGCGCCGATCCTAGAAGCTCTCCTAAGCGCGGATGAAGCATTCCAGCCCCTTGGAACCAGTGGCAACAGAGACAGGTCAATCTCCCGATGGCTGCCCCGTCTATTGCTGGCTCACATCTCCTGGCACCAAGCACACTGCGACATCAACCGCATCCTTTTGCCTGGGTACTCGGAAGCTGCTCCC harbors:
- a CDS encoding hypothetical protein (EggNog:ENOG41), translated to MADDHASKAISAYGAGINHTPNLDRIAKNGMLFNHCYVTNSICTPSRAAILTGTHNHVNGVMTLDNHINKHMPNVAKHMRTGGYRTAMVGKWHLGKGEPHEPTGFDYWSVLPGQGDYWDPDFIEMPPGGKGAGIERYETGYVTDIITDKCLEWIGATESSGKPFFVMCHHKAPHRSWECDTKHKNLYADKPIKVPETYDDDYKNRAKAARVAKMRVAEDLTYQDLGLVQPDGGRSVGERVTQESGSAQRKIPTDPSIKLIDKDDGTVFTFTTPAELSAFKFQRYMQRYLRVIQSVDDNVGRMLDYLDQKGLTENTLVIYTSDQGFFLGEHGWFDKRFMYEESFQMPFLAQFPKQIPAGSVSNEIFCNVDFAPTFLELAGIKTPNYMQGKSALPLMRGGSVTGPEWENVAYHRYWMHNDVIHQAYAHYGCRNQRYKLIYWYNEDLGVVGARPGRADDIDEPEEKEWELFDCEKDPLELFNLYNDTAYSDVVKHMTGLLEAKMEHIGDDPIHLRLSGPSKGVPAAVKYAEQNGVRPEDVLKQKL
- a CDS encoding hypothetical protein (EggNog:ENOG41), translated to MPSMQAAQGTLRQTTRDVSQLSTAGDEHQLHERPSPSKKRLRGARACSYCRLKKIKCSATLPSCVACQQKDIRCTYPPLKRYRRAPEGYLLEEPTLEEETPQPHECSSQERERGLQAVSNFSSSPPATEPAEHQQQNEPEQQQELYNDHQDDLVVDGEYECEHEYQLLQECSEEPERGREREQEQESEHRRERTDQQQSQQQDEDDQRPEHQQHPRQRVYLHRQRQSTGHLARFEETATMPLSSPADSSVSWHPSSTESATRDSGYGGPSRDQTDTFLDIFFKFIYPMPSYAFLHPETTKRSCRSHDVHRALPASICAVAMLYLRREVDLDLDHSQDSSRRALKHIVASAEDTSAWISMAEESIWRSLESPSITKLQALLLVIHYYIETELFQRAFMLTATAARFATTMRLNYERHDLQPVAQEVRRRTLWSLKMVERYFSIGLAEFDSLPMEVIYIDFPRSEGDFMAMINGHELDATGNDQASGDCHSYYGEGGTYGLVMQLEAIRNDVMKISRKIALLETPLGNLTDLFSHHLQTLASMEKPAPILEALLSADEAFQPLGTSGNRDRSISRWLPRLLLAHISWHQAHCDINRILLPGYSEAAPGAVLAGHDHQALLIAEAQCLHHAMRIIYILTTLNQHSTQHHLLEFDTAICAYHATRLILFISRFGKGPARPSPEFAVSRAELCLAALKRFFRFSALVSPIIEELEESITIFSEQQKKKQNFPSSQPEAAGSIHATANQGLAAAANATHSAGTLSHNTTPGSSGITTNERGTASSYSATAPAMNSEPTEDQAPQSEAHQLFSLQNQSRSDGQFSEAVRARQRLAVHSLLRRAELSNVGGNDEVPPGSDTTPRRPSFTVGDDQNGPSSQGDHGATEEERPRVVGASAAIADATADLQLTNFHSRAHSMTNNHATKEKSRHLMAKFQDQELTSTRSPSVPGLFAWWAPQDWAWLLEDQLRELGEST